In Chelmon rostratus isolate fCheRos1 chromosome 9, fCheRos1.pri, whole genome shotgun sequence, the following proteins share a genomic window:
- the si:dkey-27i16.2 gene encoding regulator of cell cycle RGCC-like, whose protein sequence is MSSDVSTDLELELGELLQEFQDVVEELRAPSRSRAHVYQHVLQEAKSRTGPGDDSGVEDSDYGSEASLGNSLNTSEEELHTAGITLAPKAKLGDTRDLESFINMLDQELAEM, encoded by the exons ATGTCCTCAGACGTTAGCACAG ActtggagctggagctgggcGAGTTGCTGCAGGAGTTCCAGGAcgtggtggaggagctgagggccCCGTCTCGAAGCAGAGCTCATGTGTACCAGCACGTCCTGCAGGAGGCCAAAAGTCGCACGGGGCCCGGGGACGACAGCGGGGTGGAGGACTCGGACTACG GCAGCGAAGCTTCTTTGGGAAACAGTTTGAACACCAGCGAGGAGGAGCTTCACACAGCAGGCATAACGCTGGCACCGAAAG CCAAACTGGGAGACACAAGGGACCTTGAGAGTTTTATCAACATGTTGGATCAAGAACTTGCAG AAATGTGA
- the pcdh20 gene encoding protocadherin-20 codes for MNYAFSCAGLGCCRCPDALTRCRGTWVTCVRAMGHGTPDNMNWAGLLQSLLVVVHLRHIMCGSVWFSVPEGREPGILAGSLNKHFPPPYQLLTQEYFWMDKNTGNFYTTEQKMDREALCPEETKAEECIILHNAVVGPSGDLIQFPVIIEDINDNAPHFENSEIHLRVSEDVTVGTSFLLDGQAQDRDAGHNGELHYHLEDSDGVFSLKVEGGGPVIMLVVQTALDRETRDLYQMALVATDCGSDPLSATATLIVAVTDVNDNCPSFGSDSPRSVSIPGDSPKNMLVAQVRATDPDSRPNAAIVYSLSPKVSERAKKLFSLDSLTGYIRLTQDLQSDNSEELLLKVLASGHHCPPADTQVTVSVLPKANQELTIKIGFIAEHQNQTMVLPENQPPTVLAVLELEGDSSFKGSSLAIESEVPFTLSPQNGKYLLSTSKPLDYEMKSEHHISVVVHRRSAEGTVIAPSRRVIRVLVADVNDNAPHFLQSHYQLEVEENNQAGTSLLRVSATDADSGYNSRVTYRLDKHTSTIFNIDSVTGQLSVSASLDRELQGVHKLTVFARDSGSPPLESVATVSIRVLDQNDNAPVFLTPHFIFFIPENVPPFAQVGGLGVTDPDEGQNGNTEMLVINSSGPFVVDRTQGTLRTTGHLDRETEDRYELYLLARDHGNPVALTSTARVTIFVEDINDNQPKVILPSSNSSCLTVSPETIAGTMVTKIYAIDQDSGLNSEITYTVVAPEPAQNSGPFLVDSRSGNITVAHQLLREDLGMHHLFIVVRDGGKPAPLYTTVWVNLLVNESTEPCHLDRAPTWTGTSNLVQTPSKAPICEVEDTRSAQLLLLVGLGMMLASTCLLVVTAVLYLKQRRRSPQQRRRGHAEENEIPLRLKDKYYSDD; via the exons ATGAATTATGCCTTCAGCTGTGCAGGTTTAGGTTGCTGCCGCTGTCCTGATGCGCTCACTCGCTGCCGGGGAACTTGGGTAACATGCGTGAGGGCGATGGGCCATGGGACTCCTGATAACATGAACTGGGCTGGactgctgcag AGCCTGCTGGTTGTGGTCCATCTCCGGCACATCATGTGTGGTTCTGTCTGGTTTTCTGTCCCAGAGGGACGGGAGCCTGGCATTCTGGCCGGGTCACTTAATAAACACTTTCCACCTCCGTACCAGCTCCTGACCCAGGAGTATTTTTGGATGGACAAAAACACAGGGAATTTCTACACCACTGAGCAAAAGATGGATCGCGAGGCCCTCTGCCCAGAGGAGACAAAAGCTGAGGAATGCATTATTCTACACAATGCTGTCGTGGGGCCCTCAGGAGACCTTATACAGTTTCCTGTGATCATAGAAGACATCAATGACAATGCACCTCATTTCGaaaacagtgaaatacacctgaggGTGTCTGAGGACGTGACTGTGGGGACCAGTTTCTTACTGGATGGCCAGGCTCAGGACAGGGATGCCGGACATAACGGCGAGCTGCATTACCACCTGGAAGACTCTGATGGAGTTTTCAGTTTAAAAGTTGAGGGAGGCGGGCCTGTCATCATGCTGGTTGTGCAAACAGCTCTCGATAGGGAGACTCGGGACCTGTATCAGATGGCGCTGGTGGCCACCGACTGCGGCTCAGACCCTTTAAGTGCTACGGCAACTTTAATAGTCGCAGTGACAGATGTTAACGACAACTGTCCAAGCTTTGGCTCTGACAGCCCCCGCAGTGTCTCCATCCCTGGAGACTCCCCCAAGAACATGCTGGTCGCTCAGGTCAGAGCCACAGACCCAGATTCACGCCCGAATGCTGCCATCGTTTACTCCCTCAGTCCCAAAGTCTCTGAGCGGGCCAAGAAGCTCTTTAGCCTCGACAGCCTCACTGGGTACATCAGACTAACACAGGACCTCCAGAGTGACAactcagaggagctgctgctgaaagtgTTAGCTAGCGGCCATCACTGCCCCCCAGCAGACACTCAGGTAACCGTATCCGTGCTCCCCAAGGCGAACCAAGAGCTAACGATCAAGATCGGGTTCATAGCGGAGCATCAAAACCAGACGATGGTGTTACCAGAGAACCAGCCCCCCACCGTCTTAGCTGTTTTAGAGCTTGAGGgtgacagcagctttaaaggctCGTCTCTTGCCATTGAGAGTGAAGTGCCTTTCACTTTGAGCCCACAGAATGGCAAATATCTGCTTTCCACATCAAAGCCCCTAGACTATGAGATGAAAAGTGAACATCATATTTCTGTGGTAGTGCACAGGAGATCAGCTGAAGGGACTGTGATCGCTCCTTCCAGGCGTGTGATCAGGGTGTTGGTGGCAGATGTCAATGATAATGCTCCACATTTCCTCCAGTCCCACTAtcagctggaggtggaggaaaacaaCCAGGCTGGGACCTCGCTGCTGCGGGTCTCGGCTACAGACGCAGACAGCGGATACAACAGCAGGGTGACCTACAggctggacaaacacacatctacCATCTTTAACATTGACTCTGTGACAGGTCAACTGTCTGTATCAGCCTCTCTGGACAGGGAACTGCAGGGTGTACACAAACTCACTGTGTTTGCACGAGATAGCGGCTCTCCTCCCTTGGAGTCAGTGGCCACAGTATCCATTCGTGTTCTGGACCAGAATGACAATGCACCTGTTTTTCTAACCCCTCACTTCATCTTTTTCATCCCTGAGAATGTACCACCGTTTGCCCAGGTGGGGGGATTAGGGGTGACAGACCCAGACGAAGGGCAGAACGGGAACACAGAGATGCTGGTTATAAACAGCAGTGGACCTTTTGTTGTGGATCGCACTCAGGGGACACTGCGCACCACCGGCCACTTGGACCGCGAGACGGAGGACCGCTATGAACTGTACCTGCTGGCCAGGGATCATGGTAATCCAGTCGCTTTGACTTCCACTGCCAGGGTAACTATCTTTGTGGAGGACATCAATGACAACCAGCCAAAAGTGATCCTTCCCAGCAGCAACTCCTCATGCCTGACTGTCTCTCCAGAAACCATTGCAGGCACCATGGTAACAAAGATCTATGCCATAGACCAGGACTCGGGCCTGAATTCGGAGATTACGTATACTGTTGTGGCGCCAGAGCCAGCGCAAAACAGCGGCCCCTTCCTGGTGGATTCAAGGTCAGGCAACATCACCGTAGCTCACCAACTTCTACGTGAGGACCTGGGAATGCATCACTTGTTCATTGTGGTCAGAGACGGGGGGAAACCAGCTCCACTTTATACCACTGTCTGGGTTAATCTGTTGGTTAATGAGAGCACAGAGCCCTGCCACTTGGACAGGGCGCCCACCTGGACGGGGACATCAAACTTGGTCCAGACCCCCTCAAAGGCCCCCATCTGTGAGGTGGAGGACACCAGATCTGCTCAGCTGCTACTGTTAGTAGGCCTGGGTATGATGCTGGCTTCCACATGCTTGCTCGTGGTGACAGCTGTGTTATACCtgaaacagaggagaagaagtcCTCAGCAACGCAGGAGGGGACACGCTGAGGAGAATGAGATTCCACTCAGGCTCAAAGACAAATATTACTCTGACGACTAA
- the fut11 gene encoding alpha-(1,3)-fucosyltransferase 11, which yields MAGRGRLVPCVCLGLFGVLCWVWVSFASFPDDQLPLEALDAVDRGAFQPQSALSEMEFASVSSYTGPGNNDRRRNKELPILLWWSGGLFPHFPGDTERIDCATSSCLVTSNRKVQLYKRTASIIFYGTDFRAYEAPLPRLRHQTWALFHEESPMNNYVLSHGPGIRMFNYTATFRRESDYPLTLQWLPSLDYLLMPVAVSLEEKNRLRRGGLAPVLYMQSHCDVPSDRNRYVQELMKYIQVDSYGKCLNNKPLPEHLEDTATATGEDHNFMNFVARYKFHLALENGLCPDYMTEKLWRPLHQGCVPVYRGSSVVADWMPNDRSAVIIDNFPSPKALAEFLKLLDENDDEYAKYLEFKNPKRITNARLLEALETREWGVNDMSKPNYLNGFECYVCDQENARLAAERAYRKAPKKNQPPQPKMANNSHMGCPLPSPGYGDVKDLPADDGWLQIWPQDYWQSLDQAEGLESLIRQNESDPALLWKHIQNIAVSRARGKH from the exons ATGGCAGGAAGGGGCAGGCTGgtgccctgtgtgtgtctggggcTGTTTGGTGTCCTGTGCTGGGTGTGGGTCTCCTTTGCCTCCTTTCCGGACGATCAACTTCCCCTGGAGGCCTTGGATGCAGTGGACCGAGGAGCCTTTCAGCCCCAGAGTGCTCTGTCAGAGATGGAGTTTGCCTCCGTTAGCTCATACACAGGACCTGGCAACAATGACCGCCGCAGAAATAAAGAGCTGCCCATTCTTCTCTGGTGGAGTGGGGGACTGTTCCCACATTTTCCCGGTGACACTGAACGCATCGACTGTGCCACATCCTCCTGCCTGGTCACAAGCAACCGCAAG GTCCAGCTGTACAAACGGACAGCATCCATCATCTTTTATGGAACAGACTTCAGGGCATATGAGGCGCCGCTCCCTCGTCTCCGCCACCAGACCTGGGCACTGTTCCATGAAGAGTCGCCCATGAATAACTACGTCCTCTCCCATGGACCGGGAATCAGGATGTTCAACTACACTGCCACTTTTCGCAGGGAATCAGACTATCCTCTGACCCTGCAGTGGCTGCCCTCTCTGGACTACTTGCTGATGCCTGTGGCCGTGTCCCTGGAGGAAAAGAACCGGCTGAGGAGGGGGGGCCTGGCTCCTGTGCTCTACATGCAGTCCCACTGCGATGTACcgtcagacagaaacagatatGTCCAGGAGCTCATGAAGTACATTCAG GTGGACTCTTACGGGAAATGCTTGAATAACAAACCTCTTCCTGAACATCTCGAGGACACGGCCACGGCGACCGGCGAAGATCACAACTTTATGAATTTTGTTGCACGCTACAAGTTTCACCTGGCACTGGAGAACGGCCTGTGTCCGGATTACATGACGGAGAAGCTGTGGCGGCCTCTCCATCAGGGCTGCGTGCCTGTCTATCGAGGCTCGTCTGTGGTGGCGGACTGGATGCCCAACGACCGCTCTGCAGTCATCATAGATAACTTCCCCTCGCCAAAAGCTCTCGCTGAATTCCTCAAACTTCTCGATGAGAACGATGATGAATATGCAAAATATTTAGAGTTCAAGAACCCAAAACGCATTACTAACGCTCGCTTGCTGGAAGCTCTGGAGACCCGCGAGTGGGGGGTTAATGACATGAGTAAGCCGAACTACCTGAATGGATTTGAATGTTATGTGTGTGACCAGGAGAACGCACGACTGGCAGCAGAACGAGCATACAGAAAAGCCCCCAAGAAGAACCAGCCTCCTCAGCCAAAAATGGCCAACAACTCTCACATGGGCTGCCCCCTGCCCAGCCCGGGGTACGGAGACGTCAAAGACTTACCTGCAGACGATGG ATGGTTGCAAATATGGCCTCAGGATTACTGGCAGAGCCTGGACCAAGCAGAGGGGCTGGAGTCTCTGATAAGACAGAACGAGTCAGACCCTGCGCTTCTGTGGAAGCACATCCAAAACATTGCTGTGAGCAGAGCCAggggaaaacactga
- the znf185 gene encoding zinc finger protein 185 yields MSQEGDKATVFRTTKVRTKLKEDGSWLQRRSEPQREAAEEKPWLAEVRAGRLNGNPVETSPEPSPTKPTPPPAKTAAEGAPASGYLIRGIFTKLDKPASTPTSNGFSGTTQFTKKPSESYKKLAPYSVRSTSENHESQLSKEEQEKRTEAASSVLRKSAARQRSYVLSAAKKYESKEEAPDTSSVNSSPSFVAKRVEISDDDESAATPAPASTPPPSPVVPVTSVASAPQPKPRKILDTSVKAAPDVAANEPPAPKEEEEAAPEPVEDDSPPVSATERDPFEHMTPGCTKVATPLPELVPEYVQAVRAETEPEDSGVSGQVDTPLVELAPALPTPLSPTPTSPAPASTVPESPAPVSITPVSPVPLSLTEPEPEAPSKPSSSVYSFSALAYALTSFDTGSTSVKNDEPELAEEEGSSADSPPTENSVEQEPTPELSNCVPMTDDLLALTDGPEASAEPVPPSPGRWSQDLLSGLDSESNPAKTSGALDLLADDVIVIDTEARSVSMQREEEKQTDETAKETQSPTETVTITTKTVIITDKSEEDSADPWSSHATTTVTESSSADPFDPYPIGTTSPNSSSDLLQPLSDISINSMSGNALESLADDVIPINTDTTSLSTGRSWARSWETSTPQQPDTEESQEAQPEHQDADQKTMVMFERKSTENDSPWDRWTSPTVYTVTTGEEEEEEEEEEEEESPEDTQTVTTITTIRETHSEPEPAMDRTLTEDQRVETPEPESKRGFVYLKEYVNATELSLHNAQDTNDGASSYFPSSSTSYSYSSPSSFSSGSLSSTCTYCGEMVGNDAKISIEHLNINCHPACFRCGVCTKPMGDLLDSMFLHGGKVNCESCYSKAFE; encoded by the exons ATGTCACAAG aGGGAGACAAAGCGACTGTGTTCCGTACCACCAAAGTGCGAACCAAGCTGAAGGAAGACGGCAGCTGGCTGCAGCGCCGCAGTGAACCTCAGCGTGAAGCCGCGGAGGAGAAACCATG GTTAGCAGAGGTGAGGGCCGGCCGTCTTAACGGAAACCCTGTTGAGACCAGTCCAGAGCCGTCACCGACAAAACCCACTCCGCCGCCAGCCAAGACTGCCGCTGAGGG AGCACCAGCATCAGGATATCTGATCAG aGGCATTTTCACTAAACTAGACAAGCCTGCTTCAACCCCAACATCTAACGGCTTTAG cggAACAACACAGTTCACCAAAAAACCCTCCGAGAGCTACAAGAAACT AGCCCCCTACTCTGTGAGGTCCACTTCAGAGAACCACGAGAGCCAGCTCAGCAAAGAGGAGCAAGAGAAACG GACGGAGGCAGCCAGCAGTGTTCTGAGGAAATCTGCAGCCAGGCAGCGGTCTTATGTGCTTTCTGCTGCTAAGAAATATGA GTCGAAAGAAGAAGCACCTGACACCTCGTCGGTCAACAGCAGTCCATCATTTGTGGCTAAAAG GGTGGAGattagtgatgatgatgagagtgCTGCCACTCCAGCACCTGCCAGCACTCCGCCCCCGTCTCCTGTCGTCCCCGTCACATCTGTTGCCTCCGCGCCTCAGCCCAAGCCGCGGAAAAT ACTCGACACCAGCGTGAAGGCAGCTCCCGACGTCGCTGCTAATGAGCCGCCGGCAccgaaggaggaggaggaggccgcGCCAGAGCCCGTGGAAGACGACTCCCCTCCAGTGAGCGCTACAGAGAGAGACCCATTTGAACACATGACGCCAGGGTGCACCAAGGTGGCCACTCCTCTCCCTGAACTCGTCCCTGAATATGTTCAGGCAGTCCGTGCAGAGACAGAACCTGAGGATTCAGGCGTTTCTGGGCAGGTTGACACACCTCTGGTTGAACTCGCCCCAGCGTTACCAACCCCGTTATCACCTACCCCAACATCCCCTGCCCCGGCTTCCACTGTCCCAGAATCACCTGCTCCAGTCTCCATTACTCCAGTGTCACCTGTCCCACTGTCACTGactgaaccagaaccagaagcACCTTCAAAGCCAAG CTCCAGTGTTTACTCGTTCTCCGCCTTGGCCTACGCTCTCACTTCTTTCGACACGGGTTCAACCAG cgTTAAGAATGATGAGCCAGAgctggcagaggaagagggaagctCAGCGGACAGTCCCCCCACAGAGAACAG CGTTGAACAGGAGCCAACTCCGGAGCTCAGCAACTGCGTACCAATGACAGACGATCTCCTGGCTCTCACTGACGG TCCAGAGGCATCGGCAGAGCCTGTTCCCCCCAGCCCAGGACGCTGGAGCCAGGATCTGCTTAGCGGACTAGACAG TGAGTCAAACCCAGCAAAGACCAGTGGCGCCCTGGACCTCCTGGCCGATGATGTCATTGTAATCGACACAGAGGCACGCag CGTCAGCATGcagcgagaggaggagaaacagacagatgagacagCCAAAGAAACACAAAG CCCCACAGAGACAGTCACTATAACCACCAAAACTGTGATCATTACTGACAAAAG CGAGGAGGACAGTGCGGATCCCTGGAGCTCACACGCGACAACCACAGTTACTGAATCAAG CTCGGCTGATCCGTTTGATCCATATCCGATAGGGACCACATCCCCTAACAG CTCCTCTGACCTGCTCCAGCCCCTCTCAGATATTTCCATCAACAG TATGAGCGGTAATGCGTTGGAATCCCTTGCAGACGATGTCATCCCTATCAACACCGACACCACAAG CCTCAGCACTGGGCGCTCATGGGCACGCTCATGGGAAACCAGCACGCCTCAGCAGCCTGACACAGAAGAAAG CCAAGAAGCTCAGCCGGAACACCAAGACGCAGATCAAAAGACGATGGTCATGTTTGAGAGAAA GTCCACTGAGAATGACTCCCCATGGGACAGGTGGACATCACCCACTGTGTACACTGTcaccacaggagaggaggaggaggaggaagaagaggaggaggaggaggaaag CCCCGAGGATACGCAGACAGTCACAACCATCACCACTATCAG GGAGACACACAGTGAGCCAGAGCCTGCTATGGATCG GACTTTGACAGAAGACCAGCGTGTCGAAACACCAGAACCTGAGTCCAAAAG GGGGTTTGTGTATTTGAAGGAGTATGTCAATGCAACCGAGCTGTCCTTGCATAACGCCCAAGACACAAATGATGG TGCATCAAGTTATTTTCCATCGAGCTCCACCAGTTACTCTTACAGCAGCCCATCCTCTTTCTCCAG TGGCTCGCTGTCATCCACCTGCACGTACTGTGGAGAGATGGTGGGCAACGATGCCAAGATCTCCATCGAGCACCTCAATATCAACTGCCACCCCGCCTGCTTCAGG TGCGGTGTGTGTACTAAGCCAATGGGAGACCTTCTCGACAGTATGTTCCTGCACGGTGGGAAAGTCAACTGCGAGAGCTGCTACTCCAAAGCCTTCGAGTGA
- the plp1a gene encoding proteolipid protein 1a isoform X2, whose amino-acid sequence MGCYDCCMRCLGGVPYCSLVATLLCFSGIALFCGCGHQALTETERLIETYFARNLQDYITLAYIIQYFQYVIYGLASFFFLYCIVLLAEGFYTTSAARQTFGEFRSTMCGRCLSSSFIVMTYVLAVLWLLVFAFSALPVYFFYNMDATCHTIDVLTETPASINQLCVDARQYGLLPWNAVPGKACGITLSTVCKTREYRMTYDLYVAAFAGAGITLLALLTYTVSTTYNFAVLRYLGRKGIGARC is encoded by the exons ATGG GTTGCTATGACTGCTGTATGCGCTGTTTGGGCGGGGTGCCGTACTGCTCCCTGGTCGccacactgctgtgtttctctggcATTGCCCTCTTCTGCGGTTGCGGGCACCAGGctctcacagagacagagaggctcaTCGAGACTTACTTTGCGCGCAACCTTCAGGACTACATCACCCTCGCCTACAT CATCCAATATTTCCAGTATGTCATCTATGGTTTGgcctcctttttcttcctctactGCATCGTGCTGTTGGCTGAGGGCTTCTACACCACAAGTGCTGCCAGGCAAACCTTTGGAGAATTCAGGAGCACCATGTGTGGCCGCTGCCTCAGCTCCTCG TTTATAGTGATGACGTACGTACTAGCTGTGCTGTGGCTGTTGGTGTTCGCCTTCTCGGCCCTGCCTGTCTACTTCTTCTACAACATGGACGCCACCTGCCACACCATTGATGTCCTGACCGAGACTCCAGCCAGTATCAACCAGCTATGTGTTGATGCAAGACAATACG GGCTTCTGCCATGGAATGCAGTGCCAGGGAAAGCTTGTGGTATAACTCTGTCCACTGTTTGCAAGACCAGAGAG TACCGAATGACCTATGACCTCTACGTTGCCGCCTTCGCTGGAGCGGGCATCACTCTCTTGGCTCTG CTGACCTATACTGTGTCAACCACCTATAACTTTGCGGTGCTGCGGTATCTGGGGAGAAAGGGCATAGGTGCGAGGTGTTAG
- the rab9b gene encoding ras-related protein Rab-9B codes for MSGKSLLLKVILLGDGGVGKSSLMNRYVTDRFDSQSFHTIGVEFLNRDLEVDGRLVTLQIWDTAGQERFKSLRTPFYRGADCCLLTFAVNDLQSFQNLGCWKKEFMYYSDIKDPERFPFVVLGNKVDMEQREVGEDEARAWCEENGCCPYFETSAKDDTNVTAAFEAAVREVLAAEDQIDHALLSSTIDLHGNRKTSRASCC; via the coding sequence ATGAGTGGGAAGAGCCTGCTGCTGAAGGTGATTCTGCTGGGGGACGGTGGAGTGGGCAAGTCCTCCCTTATGAACCGCTATGTCACGGACCGCTTCGACTCCCAGTCCTTTCACACCATCGGTGTGGAGTTCCTCAACCGGGATCTGGAGGTAGACGGGCGCCTGGTTACTCTTCAGATCTGGGACACGGCAGGCCAGGAGCGCTTTAAGTCCCTGCGCACGCCCTTCTACCGAGGCGCCGACTGCTGCCTGCTCACATTTGCTGTGAACGACCTGCAGAGCTTCCAGAACCTTGGCTGCTGGAAGAAGGAGTTCATGTACTACTCGGACATTAAAGACCCAGAGCGGTTCCCTTTTGTGGTGCTAGGCAATAAGGTAGACatggagcagagggaggtgggggaggacGAAGCACGGGCCTGGTGTGAAGAGAACGGCTGCTGCCCTTACTTTGAGACCAGTGCAAAGGATGACACAAATGTCACAGCTGCATTCGAGGCAGCTGTCAGGGAGGTTCTGGCTGCCGAGGACCAGATTGACCATGCACTACTAAGTAGTACTATCGATCTCCATGGCAACCGCAAAACCTCTCGCGCGTCTTGCTGCTGA
- the plp1a gene encoding proteolipid protein 1a isoform X1, which translates to MGCYDCCMRCLGGVPYCSLVATLLCFSGIALFCGCGHQALTETERLIETYFARNLQDYITLAYIIQYFQYVIYGLASFFFLYCIVLLAEGFYTTSAARQTFGEFRSTMCGRCLSSSFIVMTYVLAVLWLLVFAFSALPVYFFYNMDATCHTIDVLTETPASINQLCVDARQYGLLPWNAVPGKACGITLSTVCKTREYRMTYDLYVAAFAGAGITLLALVHCSLHLAVNQVYLRKLRHRAKEERRGYDLYGRLQRDRGGTLCSPYPANSSDVS; encoded by the exons ATGG GTTGCTATGACTGCTGTATGCGCTGTTTGGGCGGGGTGCCGTACTGCTCCCTGGTCGccacactgctgtgtttctctggcATTGCCCTCTTCTGCGGTTGCGGGCACCAGGctctcacagagacagagaggctcaTCGAGACTTACTTTGCGCGCAACCTTCAGGACTACATCACCCTCGCCTACAT CATCCAATATTTCCAGTATGTCATCTATGGTTTGgcctcctttttcttcctctactGCATCGTGCTGTTGGCTGAGGGCTTCTACACCACAAGTGCTGCCAGGCAAACCTTTGGAGAATTCAGGAGCACCATGTGTGGCCGCTGCCTCAGCTCCTCG TTTATAGTGATGACGTACGTACTAGCTGTGCTGTGGCTGTTGGTGTTCGCCTTCTCGGCCCTGCCTGTCTACTTCTTCTACAACATGGACGCCACCTGCCACACCATTGATGTCCTGACCGAGACTCCAGCCAGTATCAACCAGCTATGTGTTGATGCAAGACAATACG GGCTTCTGCCATGGAATGCAGTGCCAGGGAAAGCTTGTGGTATAACTCTGTCCACTGTTTGCAAGACCAGAGAG TACCGAATGACCTATGACCTCTACGTTGCCGCCTTCGCTGGAGCGGGCATCACTCTCTTGGCTCTG GTGCACTGTTCCCTGCACTTGGCTGTGAACCAGGTGTATCTGAGGAAGCTGAGGCACAGGGcgaaagaggagaggagaggctaTGACCTGTATGggaggctgcagagagacagaggagggacaCTGTGCTCTCCATACCCTGCGAACTCCTCTGATGTCTCCTGA